The segment TGGTGTAATATTTATGTTCAACCAATTTAGAAAAAATCTCCCTGGTCAGGAAGAGGCTGGACGTTTAAGGGTATGAAAAAAACCCTTCTTGATAAAAAGAGGGCCCGTCGCTTTTCTCTCCTTATCTTCCAGGCTTCATGCCTGCAGGAATTGGCACAGTGCCGTCCGGCCTGCTGCCGAGGTTTCATAGGGCCTTTCCCTCCACCTCTCTTGATAAGTATGATTCATTTTTCAATTTCATCTACTTTAGCCTATTCGATTGGGAATGTCAACCATAAGAAGAAAAATAAAAACAGCGCCGAAAAATTTACCGGCGCCGGATTTTTTAATGATGATGATGGCCGCCCTTAGATGGATTCGTAATTACAAATTCCTCCTGCGGGACATAAAAATATTGGATCCAGACACCATCAAGATACTCCTCCCGGGAATCAACGATAACGTCGATTCCTTTGTCGGTGTGTACGACTTCATCATGCTCTTTCGGGGTATCGAGGACGAGATCATAGTGGGCATGGTCGCCGTGCATATGAGTGATGATCACCCTGAACATCTTTCCTTCCGCAGACTCGTGCGAGAGCATTTCCTTCAAAACTTTTGCTGCATTTCGGTTAATTTTAACATTCATTTGTTGTTAAACCCCTTCCTTGCTTCTTAATCCATTTCCTTCAGCTGTTCTGTTTGCAGGAGTGATGGATTCCAATCCGCATTCATCGCCTGTTTGGACGCCCAAAGATTGCCGAGCAGCCTGGGCACCATTTGCTTCGAAGGGAGGATTTGGTGTTTATGATAATAGAGAAAATAAAGCAAATAAAGAAATGCATTGGTTTTAAGATGGATTTCCTCAAAGTATTGCTCATTTTCTGTTAAAGTGGCGAATGATTTTGTTTCCGCTCCGGCAATATACCTCGTTCTTTTTCCTTTAAACAAATTCCCCACAAAGTGTATGTTATTAACTACAGCCGGGTCATCTTCGCCATCCGCGTTTGCGAGACGAGCCTGCAGCCGACTCGGAAAATCATTGACGTTGTCAACGAAGACACTCGTATGGGCAAAAGCCTTGTCAAAGCCATTCTCCAGAATGGTGATTCCTTCGCTTTGCAATAAATCTAGGAGTGGAAGGTCAAAGCCTTCCTCCACATAAGCTGGACGAGCTGCCTGCCTGGCCCATTTAAGGCCAGACAAACTTTCCGACCGAAACATCGTCATGAAATACCAGTTGTTGCGGTCATCCTTGGCGAGTTGGATGCCAGGTTCGCCTTTCCGGCGAAACAGTGTGAATCTGTCTGGCTTATCAAACATAAATGGCTCGGGATTGGCCCGTTCCCATCCTGCAAAATATGTACTGTTCGGCTGGGTAATCGGTACGGCTAGATGGACGTAGTAGACAGACATTCATCATCACTCCAATTAATCAGTCTTCTTAAACCCATTCCCTGCCAGCCGGATTACTAACCTAAGGAATAAATTTTACTTGTCGATGACTGGCTTAATGTTAGTGCATTCGGCTGTGACAAATAAGCCTCCATAAAAACTCTCCACGCGGTCAATCCTGATGCCGGCATCCTTAATATCAGACAGAGTTTCCCGGTTTAAATGGCAGCCCCCGCAAACTCTTTTCCAAACCGGGTTCATGAAGTCCTGCATTAACGCCAAAGGTCGCTGCCTCATTTGGATATGTTCAAAAAACAGCAATCTTGCTCCCGGCTTCGAAACCCGCTTGATTTCCGAAATAGCTCTTCTATGATTGGGAATTGTACAAAGAACAAGTGTCGCCGCGACAGAATCGAATGTATCATCTGGAAAATCCAGCTGTTCTGCACTTTGCAAATGAGTCTCAATTGGAACTTTCGCATCGGCCAGGCGGTTTTGCGATCGTTTCACCATATGCGAATCTGGCTCAATGGCATCGACTTTTTCAGCATTCTTATAGAACGGGAAGTTGATTCCAGTGCCTGAGCCAATCTCCAGAACGT is part of the Bacillus sp. B-jedd genome and harbors:
- a CDS encoding class I SAM-dependent methyltransferase — protein: MGKWFAAFYDTAMKGLEEKKFSAIRQSLLEKASGHVLEIGSGTGINFPFYKNAEKVDAIEPDSHMVKRSQNRLADAKVPIETHLQSAEQLDFPDDTFDSVAATLVLCTIPNHRRAISEIKRVSKPGARLLFFEHIQMRQRPLALMQDFMNPVWKRVCGGCHLNRETLSDIKDAGIRIDRVESFYGGLFVTAECTNIKPVIDK
- a CDS encoding heme biosynthesis protein HemY; amino-acid sequence: MNVKINRNAAKVLKEMLSHESAEGKMFRVIITHMHGDHAHYDLVLDTPKEHDEVVHTDKGIDVIVDSREEYLDGVWIQYFYVPQEEFVITNPSKGGHHHH